The proteins below are encoded in one region of Malaclemys terrapin pileata isolate rMalTer1 chromosome 20, rMalTer1.hap1, whole genome shotgun sequence:
- the B3GNT8 gene encoding UDP-GlcNAc:betaGal beta-1,3-N-acetylglucosaminyltransferase 8, which yields MKGTKLLTVALALLTLLALKAYMDWSLEQPEGLPHPEPAGATTPLPLAEPLGDDPVGLLLRLNASLRRLRGSVPEADAYWNRQQHGLFRALEGGPANSTWGCGDGLAAAAAIRDFASYPEQHQRFVLHAECRSFPLLVNQPRKCAGNRTFLLLAIKSVPGNFAARQAVRETWGREGEPGGQAVRTVFLMGAAHGPHQPDLRHLIAYESRVYGDVLVWDFEDTFFNLTLKDFLFLGWALAHCPDARFVLKGDDDVFINTPRVLAFLGPLTGRRAQTLYTGQVMANASPFRQANSKYYIPESFYAGPYPAYAGGGGYIFSGRLAPALFLVAQHLAFYPIDDVYTGLCFQALGVRAEAHPEFQTFDIAEKDRADPCAHRQLLLVHRRSPQQTVRLWRQLHDPQLKC from the coding sequence ATGAAGGGGACCAAGCTGCTGACGGTGGCCTTGGCCCTGCTGACGCTGCTGGCCCTGAAGGCCTACATGGACTGGAGCTTGGAGCAGCCCGAGGGcctgccccaccctgagcccgCCGGGGCCACCACCCCCCTCCCGCTGGCCGAGCCGCTGGGGGACGACCCGGTGGGGCTGCTGCTCCGTCTCAACGCCTCGCTACGGCGGCTGCGCGGCAGCGTGCCCGAGGCGGACGCCTACTGGAACCGCCAGCAGCACGGGCTCTTCCGGGCGCTGGAGGGGGGCCCGGCCAACAGCACGTGGGGCTGCGGGGACGGGCTGGCCGCGGCGGCCGCCATCAGGGACTTCGCCTCGTACCCAGAACAGCATCAGCGCTTCGTGCTGCACGCCGAGTGCCGCAGCTTCCCGCTGCTGGTGAACCAGCCCCGCAAGTGCGCCGGCAACCGGACCTTCTTGCTGCTGGCGATCAAATCCGTGCCAGGCAACTTCGCCGCCCGCCAGGCCGTGCGGGAGACCTGGGGCCGGGAGGGAGAGCCCGGAGGGCAGGCGGTGCGCACCGTCTTCCTGATGGGCGCGGCCCACGGGCCGCACCAGCCTGACCTGCGGCACCTGATCGCCTACGAGAGCCGGGTCTACGGCGACGTCCTGGTGTGGGACTTCGAGGACACGTTCTTCAACCTGACCCTcaaggatttcctcttcctggGCTGGGCGCTGGCGCACTGCCCTGACGCCCGCTTCGTGCTCAAGGGCGACGACGACGTCTTCATCAACACGCCGCGGGTGCTGGCCTTCCTGGGGCCGCTGACCGGGCGCCGGGCCCAGACACTCTACACAGGGCAGGTCATGGCCAACGCCTCCCCCTTCCGCCAGGCCAACAGCAAGTACTACATCCCCGAGTCCTTCTACGCCGGGCCGTACCCGGCCTACGCCGGCGGGGGCGGCTACATCTTCTCGGGCCGCCTGGCCCCGGCCCTCTTCCTGGTGGCCCAGCACCTGGCCTTCTACCCCATCGACGACGTCTACACCGGGCTGTGCTTCCAGGCGCTGGGGGTGCGGGCCGAGGCCCACCCCGAGTTCCAGACCTTCGACATCGCCGAGAAAGACCGGGCCGACCCCTGCGCGCACCGCCAGCTGCTCCTGGTGCATCGGCGCAGCCCCCAGCAGACCGTGCGGCTGTGGCGGCAGCTGCATGACCCCCAGCTGAAATGCTGA